The region AGGCCTGGGATTTCCGACCCGGCTCCAACTTTGTCCTGGAGATGCAGCAGGCTGCTGCAAACGCTGAGCGCACTATTGCTGTCCTGTCACCCGCCTATCTCAGTGCACTCTATACCCATCCAGAGTGGGCAGCAGCTTTTGTCCAGGATCCGACTGGAGAAAAGGGCACATTGTTACCAGTCTGTATCCAGAAATGTGATCTCAAAGGTCTCTTACCTGCAATTATTCATATCGATCTGGTGAACCTTGACGAAAATGCAGCAAAAGAGAAACTGCTTAAAGGAATCAGTCGAGAGCGTGCCAAGCCTTCGATCAAGCCCGCTTTCCCTGACGATAAACAGCGCTCCGTAGCCCTGCAGCCCCGTTTTCCCGGTGCCTTGCCACCTATATGGAATGTCCCACACAATCGTAATCCCAATTTTACCGGCAGGGAAGAACACCTGACCAAAATGAAGGCTGCACTAAATTCAGGAGAGCCAGCCGCATTGACACAGGCTATTCATGGTCTGGGTGGAGTGGGTAAAACGCAGCTTGCCCTTGAGTATGCATACCGCAGCGTAGCAGAATATGACATCGTATGGTGGATTCGCTCAGAAGAACATACGACCATGGCTGCCGATTACTCCAGCCTAGCAGAAGAGCTTGATCTGCCTGAGAAAGATGCCACTGATCAACAGGTCATTATTAAAGCGGTAAAGCACCGAATGGAGCAAATTCCAAAATGGCTGCTTGTTTTCGATAACGCAAAAGATCCTGCAGAGGTTCGAAAGTATATTCCACAAGGGGAAACAGGTCATGTACTTATCACGTCCCGAAATCCCAGCTGGAGGGGCATTGCCACTCCTCTTGACGTGCGTGTTTTGAAGCGTGAAGAATCTGTGGATTTCTTACTAAAGAGAACGGGATATACTGACGCAGATGCTGCCGGTGCTCTGGCAGAAGCATTAGGTGACCTGCCCCTTGCCCTTGAGCAAGCAGGTGCTTACATGGAAGTAAAGGGAAGAACACTTTTAGATTACCTGAATTTGTTCACTGTCCATAAAAATAAACTTTTGAATCGGGCCAGACCTTCCACAGATTACCCGGATACGGTCGCAACTACATGGGAACTTGCTTTTGATGAAATACTACAAATATCGGCCCCAGGCGCAGATTTATTGAATCTCTGTGCTTTTCTGGCACCTGACGATATTCCTATTGAACTCCTTAATTCAGGTGTGCAATTCCTGCCCGAATCCCTGGCTGCTGTGGCAGCTGATCCCCTGACATTTGATGATGCTGTGGATCCTCTGCGTCGCTATTCCCTGATTGAGATCACTGCAGAAACAATTTCTGTTCACAGGTTAGTCCAGGCAGTTACCCGCGATCGACTTGATGGAGATGAAAAGAAAAAATGGGCAGAAGCAGCTATACGTATCGTTAATGAAGCTTTCCCATTTGATAGTGATGACGTTAAGACTTGGCCTGTTTGCTCTCGTTTACTACCCCATGCTCTGGCGTCAGCAGGACATGCTGAAACTCTTGATGTAGCTTTAGATTCAACAGGTAGGTTATTGAATCAGATAGGGATTTATCTTAGGGGACGTGCTCAATTTACTGATGCAAAAGAGATGCATCAGCGCGCGCTGGCCATCGGCGAAGCTGTTTACGGTCCCGATCATCCTACAGTAGCGATCGATGTCAGTAACCTTGGTGGTGTCCTGGAATCACTTGGAGACTTCGAAGGCGCGAAGAAAAACTACGAGCGCGCGCTGGAAATATTTGGGAAGTATTTAGGAAAGGAACACCCCAACACATTAATAAATAATCTGGACGGCCTTCTTGCTGGCTCAAATTCCTCTCATTAGAATAAATATGACCACAAAGCATTCCCGAACACCATAATAAGCACGAACCTTCTAATTTCCCAATAAAACAACCCACTGTATACAGCTTCACTGGAAATTTTGAGAATCCTGCAATAAATGTAACTACGTCAAAGGGAAATGGTGTAAGTGCGCCCAGGAACACCACTGAGGTGCCTATCCATTCATGCATTGCGAACCAGCTGTGGATCCTGTCCCCTATTCCCCCTTTATTGAACTTCTCTACTATCACTTCGCTGCCCATGCTCAGATAATACGTGGTCAGGCTTCCCAGGGTGGCACCTGCGGAAATCACCAGGACCGTGGGAAATAAACTGAATCCTATGGCAGACAGACCTCCCACTATGGGCTCAAGAAATATTGGAAGCAGGCGTTTTCAAACATTTTTTACCTCTGAAGCTTACTTGTAGGAGACCTTATCCTTTTATATTTGTCCGTATTTAAAGAAGAAGAGTTACAATTACAGAAACAAGGTGAATTAAATGGATACCATAAAACAGATAATGGATGAACATAGGGTTATTGAAAGAGCGATCGACGTGCTGGATAAAATCAATGAAGGCCTGGAGGATGGGCGGGAGATCCCTCCACAACTTATTCTGTCAGTTCTGGGCGTGATAATAGAATGTATTGACGAGTATCATCTGGGGAAAGAAGAAGAAATATTGATCCCATTTTTAGAAGAGATAGGTAAGACTGAATTATTAAGTGCTATTCAGGCCTACTCAAATACGTACAAGGACGGGGTTCAATATATTGATGCCATCATTGAAGCCATGGATGAGTATGCCAATGGAGATGTAAAAGCAGCTTTAAAGATCATCGAAAACGGACGGGAATATGTTGGACAGGTACGTCCTGTTTTCCTGCAGGAAGATGAGTCAATAAAGTCCCTGAAGAAAATCCTATCAAAGGATGAGATGGAACAACTTAATAAAAAATTCAAGGATTTCGAATATGACTGGGATGGTCCTCAAGTACAAAAATACCAAAAAATTGTCAGAGAGCTTGAAAGAAAATCAAGTCTGATAGCTTGGTAAGAACCGAAAATAATATTATTCAATCCACCATCAAACTCCTTCATATGACCAACACAAACACATCCAGGCAGGCTAAATCTGAGCCGGAATCTAAAAAACTTCCCAATAAATCAGATTTTAGTGAATGGTATAACGAACTTCTTCAAATTGCCGAGATCATGGATGTGCGCTATCCGGTCAAAGGATTATATGTCTGGTTTCCGTTCGGCTTTTCCATCCGCTCCAGGGTTTATTCCATCATACGGGAACTGCTTGACAGTGCCAATCATCTGGAAGCCATGTTCCCATTGCTCATCCCTGAACATGAGTTCATGAAGGAAGCTGAGCATATCAAAGGCTTTGAGGACGAGGTATACTGGGTCACCCACGGTGGTACTGATCCATTGGACGTAAAACTGGCACTGCGGCCCACCAGCGAGACTGCGATCTATCCCATGTATAAATTATGGGTACGCTCCCATGCCGATATGCCCCTGCTCGTTTATCAGATCGTGAACACGTTCAGGTATGAGACAAAACACACCAGGCCCCTGATACGCCTGCGAGAGATCACTTCTTTTAAGGAAGCACATACCGTGCACGCCACATGGGATGAGGCTGCCGCCCAGGTCAAGGAGGCCACCCGCATCTACCAGGAGTTCTACAATCGGCTGGCTGTGCCCACGATAGTTAGCAAGCGGCCTGATTGGGATAAGTTCCCTGGTGCCGATTATACCATGGCTGTGGATGCCCTGATGCCTGACGGCAAGACCCTCCAGGTAGGTACTGCCCATCATCTGGGAGATAATTTCGCAAGGACCTTTGATATCACATATGAAGACCTCAACGGGGAACAGGTGCTGGCACACCAGACCTGTTACGGCATCAGTGAGCGATGTATTGCAGCCCTGATATCTATTCACGGTGACAATAAAGGCCTGGTCCTGCCTCCCGAGTTGGCACCCATGCAGGTTGCCATCATACCCATACTGTTCGGCGATGATAAAGCGGTGCTTGAAGCATGCAATGATCTGGCAGACACATTAAAACAAGCCGGACTGCGTGTTGTCATTGACAACAGCGACGCCAGGCCAGGTTCAAAGTACTACAAATGGGAATTAAAAGGT is a window of Methanosarcinales archaeon DNA encoding:
- a CDS encoding proline--tRNA ligase, with amino-acid sequence MTNTNTSRQAKSEPESKKLPNKSDFSEWYNELLQIAEIMDVRYPVKGLYVWFPFGFSIRSRVYSIIRELLDSANHLEAMFPLLIPEHEFMKEAEHIKGFEDEVYWVTHGGTDPLDVKLALRPTSETAIYPMYKLWVRSHADMPLLVYQIVNTFRYETKHTRPLIRLREITSFKEAHTVHATWDEAAAQVKEATRIYQEFYNRLAVPTIVSKRPDWDKFPGADYTMAVDALMPDGKTLQVGTAHHLGDNFARTFDITYEDLNGEQVLAHQTCYGISERCIAALISIHGDNKGLVLPPELAPMQVAIIPILFGDDKAVLEACNDLADTLKQAGLRVVIDNSDARPGSKYYKWELKGVPVRLELGPRDLKNNSVMLVRRTGGKSSVPLDDVVPEISTVFNETHENLYETADQSLHGRIKLCTDLDEVKDYIKTGIARIAWCGERSCGLEMEEIVGAGILGEPEDPALGKAEGACPICGKPTEIVVLMARTY
- a CDS encoding tetratricopeptide repeat protein, with product MLQAWDFRPGSNFVLEMQQAAANAERTIAVLSPAYLSALYTHPEWAAAFVQDPTGEKGTLLPVCIQKCDLKGLLPAIIHIDLVNLDENAAKEKLLKGISRERAKPSIKPAFPDDKQRSVALQPRFPGALPPIWNVPHNRNPNFTGREEHLTKMKAALNSGEPAALTQAIHGLGGVGKTQLALEYAYRSVAEYDIVWWIRSEEHTTMAADYSSLAEELDLPEKDATDQQVIIKAVKHRMEQIPKWLLVFDNAKDPAEVRKYIPQGETGHVLITSRNPSWRGIATPLDVRVLKREESVDFLLKRTGYTDADAAGALAEALGDLPLALEQAGAYMEVKGRTLLDYLNLFTVHKNKLLNRARPSTDYPDTVATTWELAFDEILQISAPGADLLNLCAFLAPDDIPIELLNSGVQFLPESLAAVAADPLTFDDAVDPLRRYSLIEITAETISVHRLVQAVTRDRLDGDEKKKWAEAAIRIVNEAFPFDSDDVKTWPVCSRLLPHALASAGHAETLDVALDSTGRLLNQIGIYLRGRAQFTDAKEMHQRALAIGEAVYGPDHPTVAIDVSNLGGVLESLGDFEGAKKNYERALEIFGKYLGKEHPNTLINNLDGLLAGSNSSH
- a CDS encoding hemerythrin domain-containing protein, with the protein product MDTIKQIMDEHRVIERAIDVLDKINEGLEDGREIPPQLILSVLGVIIECIDEYHLGKEEEILIPFLEEIGKTELLSAIQAYSNTYKDGVQYIDAIIEAMDEYANGDVKAALKIIENGREYVGQVRPVFLQEDESIKSLKKILSKDEMEQLNKKFKDFEYDWDGPQVQKYQKIVRELERKSSLIAW